The sequence GTGCGGTGTGAAACTCAGCGCGGTAGCATCTACACCAAGCGCTGTTGCAGAGAGCTGGGGATCAATGGTGTTCCAGTCCTGGAGCATGCCATCAAGTGTGTTGTATTTATAAAGGTCCCACACGCTTGTTCTGCCAGCAACCATGAATGCGCTTTCTGCACGGCCTGGTAAATCGAAGCCAAAGCTTACGCGACCATTTGCACTCACCGGATCGAGCTGCAGTGTGACATTGTCGCCGTCTTTGGGTTCAATGTGTTGCTGGGCAGAAATGATGCCGGCAAGCTGGCTGCCAATAGGTGCGCCAAATCCAGCTTTGTGTACGGTTAATCGGCCTATTGCAAGCGGACTAAAGGCGCCAAGCAGGCGGCCCAGGCTAACCGGTTCAAAGACTGGTGCGCCGTCAAGCTGAATCTGGTGTTCGCTTGATTCGCCGCCCTGTATATGCAAATCAACATACGGCGGGCGAATGCCAACAGCCATGGATGCACCGGCGTTGTACAGGACGTCATCAGTTCCCTGGAAGCCAGAACGTGAGAAATTTTCGGGGGTAAGCTTCTCCGCTTTAAGATCAACAGAGGGAAGGCGTTGCTGGAGTCCGTTTACAATAATAGGGTCAGCAACAATAGGAGAGGGTTTGAGGGCGATGCTCTTGCGGATACGACCTTCAGCCGGAATCCAGACGCTGTCGAGTGCTGGTTCGTAACCTACATACGTAGCCACAACTGCATGCGTACCTTTTAGCAAAGAGGTAAAGCTGAACATGCCGGCGCTGTTTGCTGCTGTACCCGTGGAGGCATCTGCCAGAAACACGTTGGCGTAGGGGAGGGGTTCACCCGTTTCAATATCGACAACGATGCCAGCCAAGTCGCCATACTGCGGTTCTTCTTGCGCACGCTCGACCAGCACATAGGTACCACTCGAAAGCTGGTAGAAATCCAGTTCAGCAGCCTCGGTAATACAGCGCAAAATGTTTTCAGCAACTTCATTTCGTGAATTACAGAAAATGGTCTGGTTGCTGATCAGTATGGGATCGTACAGCAGGTTCATCTTTGTGGTGAATACCAGCTGCTCGAGTGCTTGCTCAAGCGCTACTTCGCGTAGAACAAGGGTGTACGTTTCCTCTTCATTCTCTTGTGCCAACACAGGCATGCAAAAACTGCTGCTCATCAACAGGATGAGCAACAGTGTTGGTAGGAATGAAGGAATCCTATCCATTCGCATATTATTATCCAGAATTGATCTTCGCTTAAGAACTACGGGGGATCGCTAAAAAATCTCGTATCCTCGGCTTGTTAACCGGTAGTTTAGCGCCTTGGATGTGCAAATGTCGTCCAATATGGTCTCGATAGTACCAGGTTTGGCCAACATAATTGTCAGTGAATCATCCAGGGTAGACAGGTTCTGTACGGTAATCTCAACATCAAATCTACGTTCCAGTTCTTCAAACACTGACTTAAGTGATTCGTTGTAGACAGAGAATCCTGCTTCGCGCCAAATTAACGTTGCGTTGATATCCGCTTGCTCCACACTTTCAGGCATGGGGTTAGCTCCCTCTACAACGATTCTATGACCCGGTTCACTCAAAATCAATGTTTTGTTAGGGTTCTGGTTTGCAGTCACAGCAACCCGTCCGGACGCCAGCGTTACAGCTGTACTATTTAACGTTTTTGACCAGGAACGGACGTTAAATTCTGTCCCCAAAACGCTCACTTCAGCATTAAAAGTCTGTACTGTGAAAGGCACAGTAGATTTGTGAATTTTAAAGTAAGCTTCACCTTCAAGTGCGACATTGCGCAGCTTGGGGGCAACAAAGGGGATAGAAGAGAATCCGCGTTTGTACGTCAGGCTTGCACCGCTGTTGAGCTCAACAGATGATCCATCTGGCAAGTTTACAGCTACAATTTGTCCTGGGATACCTGTTTCAGTAACAGGCACGTTCCAGTACCACAAGCCTGCAAACATCAAAATGGCAAAGGAAGCCGCCAATGCAACCCAACGGTTGGTGCGTACAAGCCGAAGGCCAGGCTTGGTAGCAGGCCGGTCAACATTGATGCTCCGTAATGTTGTCTTATGGGGTACACTGGGTGTCTTGATGTCATCTGCAATGCGCGCTTTAAGGCGCATCCACATTTCTTCTTTATCTTTATCAGCGCCGGCCTGTGGTTTGGCCTCCGCTTCACCAATCAGGTCCCAAACACGCGACAACTCTCCCTGCATAGGGGAGCCATCTTGCGAGATTGCCTTCTGGACCTCGATCGGCAAACTATTTTTATTATTCGCGTTCATTTTCATGAGTCCAACAAGCTCGGTTCATATCCTTGAATTTGACCGTGGATGTACTTTAAAGCCCGGACGAGGTGGTTATTCACGGTTCGCGGAGAAACATCCATTATTGCAGCTACTTCCTGGTGACTAA is a genomic window of Bacteroidota bacterium containing:
- a CDS encoding FecR domain-containing protein; the protein is MKMNANNKNSLPIEVQKAISQDGSPMQGELSRVWDLIGEAEAKPQAGADKDKEEMWMRLKARIADDIKTPSVPHKTTLRSINVDRPATKPGLRLVRTNRWVALAASFAILMFAGLWYWNVPVTETGIPGQIVAVNLPDGSSVELNSGASLTYKRGFSSIPFVAPKLRNVALEGEAYFKIHKSTVPFTVQTFNAEVSVLGTEFNVRSWSKTLNSTAVTLASGRVAVTANQNPNKTLILSEPGHRIVVEGANPMPESVEQADINATLIWREAGFSVYNESLKSVFEELERRFDVEITVQNLSTLDDSLTIMLAKPGTIETILDDICTSKALNYRLTSRGYEIF